One window of the Chryseobacterium camelliae genome contains the following:
- a CDS encoding pyridoxal phosphate-dependent aminotransferase, whose product MPNISNRALHMPPSPVRKLVPFALQAKQKGIKVYHLNIGQPDIETPETALNALKNIDLKVLEYALSEGNTEYRKALTEYYHSLSFTDLTPDNFIVTNGGSEALNFAISTLCDDGDEVIIPEPYYANYNGFTSTFNVNVVAVPSSIDTGFALPPIEDFEKKITARTRAIVICNPGNPTGYLYTREELQKLAEIALKYDIVVISDEVYREYVYDGKQQVSMLAFPELSENCIIIDSESKRYSMCGVRIGCMITRSKKIRDAAMLFAQARLSPVLLGQIAATAAHQNDGAYIRAVREEYTHRRNVLVDLLNAIPGVICPKPKGAFYCVAELPVDDTEKFAQWLLESYTNVNRDTIMVAPAGGFYSDPELGKKQVRIAYVLKEEDLRRSVEILKDALEKYKAEFTL is encoded by the coding sequence ATGCCGAACATTTCAAACAGAGCACTGCACATGCCGCCTTCACCGGTAAGAAAACTGGTTCCCTTCGCTTTACAGGCCAAGCAAAAAGGAATAAAAGTATATCACCTCAACATCGGGCAGCCCGATATTGAAACTCCGGAAACGGCTTTGAATGCTTTAAAGAACATTGATTTAAAAGTATTGGAATATGCTTTATCCGAAGGTAACACGGAGTACAGGAAGGCCCTTACCGAATACTATCATTCGCTAAGTTTTACGGATCTGACGCCTGATAACTTCATCGTGACCAACGGTGGATCCGAGGCGCTGAATTTCGCCATCTCAACATTATGCGATGACGGTGATGAAGTGATTATTCCTGAACCGTATTATGCGAATTATAATGGATTCACGAGCACATTCAATGTGAATGTGGTAGCCGTGCCTTCAAGCATTGATACCGGGTTTGCCCTGCCTCCGATTGAAGATTTCGAAAAGAAGATCACCGCAAGGACAAGAGCCATCGTAATCTGTAATCCTGGAAACCCAACCGGTTATCTGTATACACGCGAAGAGCTTCAGAAACTGGCAGAAATTGCCTTGAAATATGACATTGTCGTAATTTCTGATGAAGTGTACAGGGAATATGTATATGACGGCAAACAACAGGTTTCCATGCTGGCCTTCCCTGAACTGAGCGAAAACTGCATCATCATTGATTCTGAATCCAAGCGGTATTCCATGTGCGGCGTAAGGATCGGGTGTATGATTACCCGTTCCAAAAAAATACGAGATGCTGCCATGCTTTTTGCACAGGCCAGGTTAAGCCCTGTGCTTTTAGGCCAGATTGCAGCGACAGCCGCCCACCAGAATGACGGTGCTTACATCAGAGCCGTGAGAGAAGAATATACCCACCGAAGAAACGTACTTGTAGATTTACTCAATGCTATCCCAGGTGTGATCTGCCCGAAACCGAAAGGCGCTTTCTACTGCGTGGCTGAACTTCCGGTAGATGATACGGAAAAATTTGCCCAATGGCTTCTGGAAAGTTATACCAATGTAAACCGCGACACCATTATGGTGGCTCCTGCGGGTGGATTTTACAGTGATCCGGAACTTGGTAAAAAGCAGGTAAGGATTGCCTACGTTTTAAAAGAGGAAGATTTAAGAAGAAGTGTGGAGATTTTAAAGGATGCGCTTGAAAAATACAAAGCGGAATTTACCCTTTAA
- the murB gene encoding UDP-N-acetylmuramate dehydrogenase translates to MQENVSLQPYNTFGVEAEARYFTEIHTPEELKAAVNFSSSRALKTLLLGGGSNILLTGDFDGLAIRLNLKGISEQPDGVNHILVTAQAGENWHEFVMYCLEKNYGGLENLALIPGNVGTCPIQNIGAYGTEIKDVFVRCSVLNLSTMETEDFELEKCRFGYRDSIFKQEGKGQYIILSVTFRLTTQHHSIKTEYGAIRGELSNAGIAEPTIRDVAQAVVHIRKSKLPDPKETGNAGSFFKNPTIPLLQFEELQIRFPHIQGYPNGDAVKVPAGWLIEQCGWKGKQIGNVASHPLQALVIINATGQATGKEIFDFSTLIIDSVREKFGIDLEREVNII, encoded by the coding sequence ATGCAAGAAAACGTTTCCTTACAGCCGTACAATACTTTCGGTGTTGAAGCCGAAGCCCGATATTTCACTGAAATCCATACGCCTGAAGAATTGAAGGCAGCCGTTAACTTTTCTTCTTCACGCGCCCTGAAAACCCTATTACTGGGAGGAGGCAGCAACATCCTGCTGACCGGGGATTTCGACGGACTGGCCATCAGGCTAAACCTGAAAGGGATTTCTGAACAGCCGGATGGTGTTAACCATATCTTGGTGACTGCACAGGCAGGGGAAAACTGGCATGAGTTCGTGATGTACTGCCTGGAAAAAAATTATGGCGGACTGGAAAACCTTGCCCTGATTCCCGGCAATGTAGGGACTTGCCCGATCCAGAACATCGGAGCCTACGGAACAGAGATCAAAGATGTTTTCGTACGATGCAGCGTTTTGAACCTCAGCACCATGGAAACGGAAGATTTCGAGCTCGAAAAATGCCGCTTCGGTTACCGTGATTCGATATTCAAGCAGGAAGGAAAAGGGCAATACATTATCCTGAGCGTAACCTTCAGGCTAACAACTCAGCATCACAGCATCAAAACAGAATATGGCGCCATTCGTGGCGAGCTTAGCAATGCAGGAATCGCAGAGCCTACCATCCGTGATGTGGCTCAGGCCGTCGTCCACATACGCAAGAGCAAACTGCCGGACCCGAAAGAAACAGGTAATGCAGGAAGCTTCTTTAAAAACCCGACGATTCCGTTACTACAGTTTGAGGAATTGCAGATCCGGTTTCCCCATATTCAGGGGTATCCTAACGGAGATGCTGTAAAAGTTCCTGCCGGGTGGCTGATTGAGCAGTGCGGATGGAAGGGCAAACAGATTGGCAATGTAGCTTCACATCCATTACAGGCCCTCGTTATCATTAATGCAACCGGGCAGGCAACCGGTAAAGAGATTTTTGATTTTTCCACCCTGATTATTGATTCCGTACGGGAAAAGTTCGGGATCGATCTGGAACGGGAGGTAAATATCATTTAA
- a CDS encoding pyrroline-5-carboxylate reductase family protein has translation MIIRNPARFTKIAEEFPKSEISTFDQLKELKADIIILAVKPQDFLHLAENFRFKLKEHQMVLSIMAGIKIEKIQKALSHPTVVRAMPNAPTFLGMGITGYTAAEGIPFSQLMHIERLLNSTGRSVYLEDEGLLDGVTALSGSGPAYFYYIVDAMIKAGVEMGIQESLSRLFVKQTLLGAYHLINNSDKSLEELISDVASKGGTTEAALNTFNEHTLKDILKNGILNAEKRARELNG, from the coding sequence TTGATCATAAGAAACCCTGCCAGGTTCACTAAAATAGCCGAAGAATTCCCGAAGTCGGAAATTTCAACGTTTGATCAGCTAAAGGAACTGAAAGCAGACATTATCATCCTGGCCGTTAAGCCTCAGGACTTTCTTCACCTTGCTGAAAACTTCAGGTTTAAACTGAAAGAACACCAAATGGTTTTATCCATTATGGCTGGAATTAAGATCGAAAAAATACAGAAAGCACTGAGCCATCCTACAGTGGTAAGGGCCATGCCTAACGCTCCTACCTTTCTCGGAATGGGGATTACAGGCTATACCGCCGCAGAAGGAATTCCCTTCAGCCAGCTGATGCATATTGAACGGTTACTGAATTCTACCGGAAGATCGGTTTACCTGGAAGATGAAGGACTGCTGGATGGTGTAACGGCGCTTTCAGGAAGTGGGCCGGCATACTTTTATTACATTGTCGATGCGATGATCAAAGCCGGGGTTGAGATGGGAATCCAGGAGAGCCTGTCCAGGCTTTTTGTGAAACAGACCCTACTGGGCGCTTACCATCTGATCAATAATTCCGACAAGAGCCTGGAAGAACTCATCAGCGATGTTGCTTCAAAAGGCGGAACCACCGAAGCTGCCCTGAATACGTTCAATGAGCACACCCTGAAAGACATCCTGAAAAACGGGATCCTGAATGCGGAGAAACGCGCCAGAGAACTGAATGGCTGA
- a CDS encoding TonB-dependent receptor: protein MSIRFLTSIILFLSGSQLLLAQNEKLQLTVYITGKSGEKLSDVTVSSSETSLVTDRNGSAIVHLKAGKHHLQFSHPNYQEKESDIDLKISTILTIQLQPVDKLEEVVMFSKEGKGLTTKTVIDRKAMEHLQPSSFTDLMELLPGGLAKVPDLNANNRPVLRENRGSFSATTTDYNTTALGVQFMVDGNVLNSNADMQVSLDNKQFAEGPRDRETAITGVDMRTISTNDIEKVEIIRGIPSASYGDLTSGVIKIERKIGQSPLQARFKADGFSKQYYVGKGFNINNNWQISAGADFLDSKATPTDDFENYQRITASVRSRKKGMLWSNPLEWRSSIDFSTNIDSKKNDPDNGAPEIDRYRQTRTRISLTNNFIYALAKAYFFDQITFNTAIRQGVEKIDQTKLVQLSGPRSFSLATEQGENVGVFPALRYISDFSTDGKPLDITALFQTTGTRKTWGIRHQYEAGLDWRYSKNNGKGLVYDMNSPYSAAFSNTRPRPFNDIPASNLLAAFLGDRMSYAIDRHIFTLYAGVRFSRQLGTDRSYAISKKVFAEPRINLQYNLPHIMIHDVPLKADITLGYGQFYKQPTLLMLYPNRKFWDYTQLNYYHNDERYRYVNFMTYVQNLENKELTAAKSIKKEIRLDLSYRNHNVFITYFKEDMTNGFRQMLHTVLHTYKQYDASQVDLSQWNNGPDLAHTPYVEKKTNANYSLTENGSTTIKNGIEFGYTSPRFKAINTRFTLSGAYFKTQYRNSMPVTESPSLSIGPDGYPYYGIYQNDEGYVNSNMNYNLFVDTYIPKMDLTISASFQGSFFDYRRKDQRIAEPMYYYGIDGILHPFTDADRTDAYKQWLVRNVSVTDNMPTELTFTFAANLKVTKSIYRDIKTSMFVTRIFNYSAPYYFNNLRIDRKAANRPYFGMELTYNF from the coding sequence ATGTCAATCAGGTTTTTAACATCTATAATCCTATTTTTATCCGGCTCTCAGCTCTTATTGGCCCAAAACGAGAAATTACAGCTTACTGTTTATATTACCGGTAAATCGGGTGAGAAACTTTCCGATGTTACGGTTAGCTCTTCAGAAACTTCCCTGGTTACGGATCGAAATGGCAGTGCTATTGTGCATTTAAAAGCTGGAAAACATCATTTACAGTTCAGTCACCCTAACTACCAGGAAAAAGAATCCGATATTGATTTAAAAATTTCCACCATACTGACGATTCAGCTGCAGCCAGTGGATAAGCTGGAAGAAGTGGTGATGTTTTCTAAAGAAGGAAAAGGACTGACAACGAAAACCGTGATCGACCGCAAGGCTATGGAACATCTGCAGCCTTCAAGCTTTACGGACCTGATGGAACTCTTACCGGGAGGATTGGCGAAGGTGCCTGACCTGAATGCGAATAACCGTCCGGTGCTCCGTGAAAACAGGGGCAGTTTTTCCGCAACTACCACAGATTACAATACCACCGCTCTCGGAGTACAGTTCATGGTAGACGGAAATGTACTAAATTCCAATGCAGACATGCAGGTTTCCCTCGACAATAAACAATTTGCAGAAGGCCCCAGAGACCGTGAAACGGCAATAACGGGAGTGGATATGCGGACCATTTCCACCAATGACATTGAAAAAGTGGAAATCATCCGCGGAATCCCTTCTGCTTCCTATGGAGACCTGACTTCAGGGGTTATCAAAATTGAACGCAAGATCGGCCAGTCGCCCTTGCAGGCAAGGTTTAAAGCAGACGGTTTCAGTAAGCAATATTATGTGGGAAAAGGCTTCAACATCAACAATAACTGGCAGATCAGTGCCGGAGCAGATTTCCTTGATTCTAAAGCCACCCCGACAGACGATTTTGAGAATTATCAACGGATAACAGCGTCTGTCCGATCGAGAAAAAAAGGCATGTTGTGGTCCAATCCCCTGGAATGGCGTTCCAGTATTGATTTTTCCACCAACATCGATTCGAAGAAAAATGATCCCGATAACGGGGCACCTGAAATTGACCGCTATAGGCAAACCCGGACGAGGATCAGCCTGACCAATAACTTTATCTACGCTCTGGCCAAAGCGTATTTCTTTGATCAAATCACATTCAATACCGCTATCAGGCAAGGAGTTGAAAAAATTGACCAGACCAAACTTGTCCAGCTATCCGGCCCAAGATCCTTTTCTTTGGCTACCGAACAGGGTGAAAATGTCGGCGTATTTCCCGCTCTGCGGTATATCAGTGATTTTTCTACAGATGGGAAGCCACTGGATATCACGGCTCTTTTTCAAACGACAGGAACAAGAAAAACCTGGGGAATCAGGCATCAGTATGAAGCCGGACTTGACTGGAGGTATTCAAAAAACAACGGAAAAGGGCTGGTGTACGATATGAACTCACCGTATTCGGCAGCTTTCAGCAATACCAGGCCAAGGCCTTTCAACGATATTCCGGCCTCCAACCTTTTGGCCGCCTTCCTGGGTGACCGGATGAGTTATGCGATTGACCGCCATATCTTCACATTATATGCAGGCGTTAGATTTTCCAGACAACTGGGAACAGACCGCTCGTATGCCATCAGCAAAAAAGTGTTTGCGGAACCAAGGATCAACCTTCAGTATAACCTTCCGCATATCATGATCCATGATGTCCCGCTCAAAGCAGACATTACTTTGGGATACGGACAGTTTTATAAACAGCCTACCCTCCTAATGCTGTACCCGAACAGGAAATTCTGGGATTACACCCAGCTCAATTATTACCATAACGATGAACGGTACCGGTATGTAAATTTCATGACGTATGTGCAGAATCTGGAAAATAAGGAACTGACCGCTGCCAAAAGCATCAAGAAAGAAATACGGCTCGACCTCTCCTACCGCAACCACAATGTATTCATTACTTATTTTAAGGAAGATATGACGAATGGTTTCCGCCAGATGCTCCATACAGTACTGCATACGTACAAGCAGTATGACGCTTCACAGGTGGATCTTTCTCAATGGAATAACGGTCCCGACCTCGCCCATACGCCTTATGTGGAAAAAAAGACCAATGCAAACTACAGTCTTACCGAAAACGGAAGCACCACGATTAAAAACGGTATCGAATTCGGATATACGTCACCGCGTTTCAAAGCCATCAATACCAGGTTTACCCTGAGCGGAGCCTACTTTAAAACACAGTACAGGAACTCAATGCCTGTGACCGAAAGCCCTTCATTATCCATAGGTCCTGACGGATATCCTTACTATGGAATCTATCAGAACGATGAAGGATACGTCAATTCCAATATGAACTACAATCTTTTTGTCGATACCTACATTCCCAAAATGGACCTTACGATTTCCGCGTCGTTCCAGGGCAGCTTCTTCGACTACAGAAGAAAAGACCAGCGTATTGCCGAACCGATGTATTATTATGGGATCGACGGCATCCTGCATCCTTTTACTGACGCAGACAGAACCGACGCCTATAAGCAATGGCTCGTAAGGAATGTATCGGTAACGGATAATATGCCTACTGAACTCACCTTTACGTTTGCCGCCAACCTAAAAGTGACCAAAAGTATCTACAGGGACATTAAAACCTCGATGTTCGTCACCAGGATTTTTAATTACAGCGCCCCGTATTACTTTAATAACCTCCGGATAGATAGAAAAGCAGCCAACAGGCCGTATTTCGGAATGGAGCTTACCTATAATTTTTAA
- a CDS encoding DUF4876 domain-containing protein — protein sequence MKKTVLLLSIAAALATGFTVSSCSSDDDFGSSVSQTGVLTMNFTGDQIATYQTLDISIKEINTGTITQLSIKNTNAHSVELPFGSYMITVNGSVVKTDTEEVNVGASANTDIKMNVTNITIPLLVKQFGNDFIIEEVFFTGVRTPDDKNYNSGRYFKITNNTDKVLDAANLIIGQSNFLTTSNDNPTPYDANTYFPVKGVMILTSTAPKLVEPGDFIVVADNAINHTQNTSTAYNLKNADWEFPSNNPTLGQVDNPSVPNAEVIYSQMAYNMFFLHNRGFESYVIARFPAGEDKNTFLQNQKYNYTFVNSAGNTVAKSVYKIPNSWIIDGVNNSIPTDFVQTLTSASIDAGWTSVGSMNNDATRYGKSVRRKVIGQTSKGKNIYKDTNNSTLDFVKDSQPSLKNGIIH from the coding sequence ATGAAAAAAACTGTTTTATTATTGAGTATTGCAGCCGCTCTGGCCACCGGATTTACGGTATCCTCCTGCTCCAGCGATGATGATTTCGGATCTTCTGTTTCTCAGACAGGTGTATTGACCATGAATTTCACCGGAGACCAGATTGCCACCTATCAGACTCTGGATATTTCTATCAAAGAAATCAATACCGGAACGATTACCCAGCTATCCATTAAAAACACCAATGCCCATTCTGTTGAGCTTCCTTTCGGATCTTATATGATTACGGTAAACGGATCTGTGGTAAAAACCGATACAGAAGAGGTAAATGTAGGAGCTTCTGCCAATACGGATATCAAGATGAATGTTACCAACATCACCATCCCTCTTCTGGTAAAACAGTTTGGCAATGATTTTATTATTGAGGAAGTATTCTTTACCGGCGTAAGGACACCGGATGACAAGAACTACAATTCCGGAAGGTATTTTAAAATTACCAACAATACAGACAAGGTGCTGGATGCAGCAAACCTGATCATTGGCCAGTCGAATTTCCTGACGACATCGAATGATAACCCTACCCCTTATGATGCCAATACCTATTTTCCTGTAAAAGGTGTGATGATCCTAACCAGCACAGCACCGAAACTTGTGGAACCTGGAGATTTCATCGTAGTTGCAGATAATGCAATCAATCACACACAGAATACCTCAACAGCTTACAACCTGAAGAATGCGGACTGGGAATTCCCTTCCAACAATCCTACGCTGGGACAGGTAGACAACCCAAGTGTACCGAATGCGGAAGTAATCTATTCTCAGATGGCCTACAATATGTTCTTCCTGCACAACAGAGGCTTTGAAAGCTACGTGATTGCCCGCTTTCCTGCAGGAGAGGATAAAAATACATTCCTGCAGAACCAGAAATACAATTATACATTCGTGAACAGCGCAGGAAATACGGTGGCAAAAAGTGTCTACAAAATTCCGAATTCCTGGATTATAGACGGGGTAAACAACAGCATCCCGACAGATTTCGTACAGACGCTTACTTCAGCGAGCATTGATGCCGGCTGGACTTCCGTAGGCTCCATGAACAACGATGCCACCCGTTACGGGAAATCAGTAAGGCGAAAAGTAATTGGTCAGACTTCCAAAGGTAAAAATATCTACAAAGATACCAACAACTCTACCCTGGATTTTGTTAAAGACTCACAACCGAGTCTCAAAAACGGTATTATCCATTAA
- a CDS encoding DUF6850 family outer membrane beta-barrel protein, translating into MFSNTTSFVVLFILSCSLLKAQDSLDFFNRYRNQYSAERTLKSRLYSNPASMSDYSVASFSEFGAGYHSEQKDIYRQQLGAGERGLEIYARSFQKLNSRRAVWGKASYESLKQLKLKWNENLDFDRIAPYVLADSVGGDLKLERYSFAGGYSEKINRFTLGIEANYTAQLGYRSRDPRINNSTSDLWVNLGVNYKAFREYEIGVFTRLNKYTQNSSISFVSLLGNPYVYQMVGLGYSNNFFNGGKNAVAFEELGYQVGVQIMNKGGKDFYLHAMAGNAKNTKNIQISNPFYESSELSNEQFIFEGAKFFDLNMHHRFGVFAGYTASVKTGTEFGYSVNTQFTEQVFQRKAYRKEDYSSTVKLMYQYSKDHLTLNATPFFRRQEIKERRLYPVSGQKFVYNYFGISADVQQRLNENQVLSFSPYFIKRMVHRSISALSSTANAAINDWIQQDYSFQASGISTFGASLRYDVKPQKLPAFFITTQYQSQKMLHKNNHFISIHLGITF; encoded by the coding sequence ATGTTCAGTAATACCACTTCTTTCGTTGTACTTTTCATCCTGTCCTGCTCTTTGCTGAAAGCACAGGACAGCCTGGATTTTTTCAACCGGTACCGAAATCAGTATAGTGCAGAAAGAACTTTAAAATCCCGGCTGTACTCTAATCCGGCATCAATGTCGGATTACAGTGTTGCCTCTTTTTCCGAATTCGGGGCCGGATACCACAGTGAGCAGAAAGATATTTACCGTCAGCAGCTCGGTGCAGGAGAACGGGGCCTGGAAATTTATGCCCGTTCATTCCAGAAACTGAACAGCAGAAGAGCAGTCTGGGGTAAAGCCAGCTATGAAAGCCTGAAACAGCTGAAGCTGAAATGGAATGAAAACCTTGATTTCGACCGTATTGCTCCTTATGTTTTAGCAGATTCCGTAGGCGGAGACCTGAAACTTGAACGGTATTCCTTTGCGGGAGGCTATTCTGAAAAAATAAACCGCTTTACCCTTGGGATTGAAGCTAACTATACGGCACAGCTGGGGTACAGGTCCAGAGACCCGAGGATCAATAATTCCACGTCTGATCTTTGGGTAAACCTTGGGGTAAACTATAAAGCATTCAGGGAATATGAAATCGGTGTATTTACCCGGCTCAATAAGTACACACAGAACAGCTCCATATCATTTGTAAGCCTCCTCGGAAACCCTTATGTCTATCAGATGGTGGGTCTGGGATATTCCAATAATTTCTTTAACGGAGGAAAAAATGCAGTGGCTTTTGAAGAACTGGGATATCAGGTTGGTGTCCAGATTATGAATAAAGGCGGAAAGGACTTTTACCTTCATGCCATGGCGGGAAATGCTAAAAACACTAAAAATATCCAGATCAGTAATCCCTTTTATGAATCTTCGGAACTCAGTAACGAGCAGTTTATTTTTGAGGGAGCTAAATTCTTTGATCTGAATATGCATCACAGGTTTGGGGTTTTTGCCGGTTATACGGCTTCCGTAAAAACAGGCACGGAATTCGGATACTCTGTCAACACCCAGTTTACTGAACAGGTTTTCCAGCGGAAAGCCTACCGTAAAGAAGACTACAGTTCCACGGTAAAGTTGATGTATCAATACTCAAAAGACCATCTTACCCTGAATGCAACTCCCTTTTTCAGACGCCAGGAAATCAAGGAGAGAAGATTATATCCGGTATCCGGACAGAAATTCGTATACAACTATTTTGGGATCAGTGCAGATGTACAGCAAAGACTGAATGAAAACCAGGTATTGAGCTTTAGCCCTTATTTTATTAAGCGGATGGTTCACCGTTCCATCTCGGCTCTCTCTTCCACCGCCAATGCAGCCATCAATGACTGGATACAGCAGGACTATTCTTTTCAGGCAAGCGGCATTTCCACCTTCGGGGCATCATTAAGGTATGACGTCAAGCCGCAAAAGCTTCCCGCTTTTTTCATCACCACCCAGTATCAGTCCCAAAAGATGCTGCACAAAAACAACCATTTCATCAGCATCCATTTAGGAATAACATTTTAA
- a CDS encoding cytochrome-c peroxidase — protein sequence MKRGIYWVSGFFLVILWSFAPKVSRDLSSIQDPTVQDIVNSYKKAISGWPKPTIDKGVEWKEFMPIRSDSAYFATQNQPNILLGKMLFFDPKLSKSNQISCSSCHDPEIGWSDKRRVALGNDHLQGGRNTLSLFNVSERKSFFWDGRAKSLEEQAAGPLGAHHEMAMDIKTLPAKIQAIKGYAPLFKNAYGSEKVTYERIVKAIADFQKTIKSQPSRFDRFLEGKYNALPDEEIYGMHIFRTKARCMNCHYGQYLTDESFHNIGLTYYKRKYEDLGLYNITKNPEDAGKFKTPQLRDLMLTQPWMHNGLFNELEGIINIYNSGMHQIDPAPEVKKNDPLYPVTDPLLKPLHLTPDEKKALAAFLKSMSGTRYKMRRPEIPVE from the coding sequence ATGAAGCGAGGTATCTATTGGGTTTCAGGATTTTTCCTGGTCATATTATGGAGTTTTGCACCTAAAGTAAGCCGGGATCTTTCATCCATCCAGGACCCGACTGTGCAGGATATTGTAAACAGCTATAAGAAAGCTATTTCCGGATGGCCAAAACCTACCATTGACAAAGGTGTGGAATGGAAAGAATTTATGCCCATCCGGTCAGACTCCGCTTACTTTGCTACCCAAAATCAGCCGAATATACTGTTGGGTAAAATGTTGTTCTTTGATCCCAAACTGTCAAAATCCAACCAGATATCCTGCAGCAGCTGCCATGATCCTGAAATTGGTTGGTCAGACAAAAGAAGGGTTGCCCTGGGCAATGATCATTTACAGGGAGGCAGGAATACTTTATCGCTGTTTAATGTTTCGGAAAGGAAATCCTTTTTCTGGGACGGCAGGGCAAAATCGCTTGAAGAACAGGCTGCCGGGCCGTTGGGCGCGCATCACGAAATGGCCATGGATATCAAAACATTACCGGCAAAGATCCAGGCGATCAAAGGCTATGCCCCACTGTTCAAAAATGCATACGGCAGTGAGAAAGTAACCTATGAAAGAATTGTAAAAGCCATTGCCGATTTCCAGAAGACCATCAAAAGCCAGCCAAGCCGCTTCGACAGGTTCCTGGAAGGAAAATACAATGCGCTGCCCGATGAGGAAATCTACGGTATGCATATCTTCAGGACCAAAGCCCGCTGCATGAACTGCCATTACGGGCAATACCTCACCGATGAATCTTTCCACAACATCGGTTTAACCTATTATAAAAGGAAATATGAAGATCTGGGCCTTTATAACATCACTAAAAACCCTGAAGATGCAGGAAAATTCAAAACGCCCCAACTCAGGGATCTTATGCTGACTCAACCGTGGATGCATAACGGACTGTTTAATGAGCTTGAAGGGATCATCAATATCTACAACAGCGGCATGCACCAGATCGACCCTGCTCCGGAAGTGAAAAAGAATGATCCTCTTTATCCGGTGACAGATCCTCTTCTCAAACCACTCCATCTGACTCCGGATGAAAAGAAAGCTCTGGCCGCCTTCTTAAAATCCATGTCAGGAACCAGATACAAAATGAGAAGGCCGGAAATCCCCGTAGAATAG
- a CDS encoding VanZ family protein, whose translation MLKKFYQFIIYPYTLFLLYLMLFGFGRIDARYPDPALRLEPVISTVQFMNSGLPKEYIVKIVLGNIIMFIPFGFLGWSFPGLRSLKSLLFTFLSAIIIVEALQYFTRLGIFEVDDIILNTFGVFLGWKICRYIEIHHSRFVTE comes from the coding sequence ATGTTAAAGAAATTTTATCAGTTTATTATTTATCCCTATACGTTGTTCCTGTTGTACCTTATGCTTTTCGGCTTCGGAAGGATCGATGCTCGGTATCCTGATCCTGCATTGAGGCTGGAACCCGTTATTTCAACCGTTCAGTTTATGAATTCCGGGCTTCCGAAGGAATATATCGTTAAGATTGTCCTGGGAAATATCATTATGTTTATCCCGTTCGGATTTTTAGGATGGTCTTTTCCCGGGCTCAGGTCGCTTAAAAGCCTTCTATTTACTTTCCTGTCGGCTATTATTATCGTGGAAGCCCTTCAGTATTTTACCCGTCTGGGCATTTTTGAGGTGGATGATATCATCCTCAATACCTTCGGTGTTTTTCTGGGATGGAAAATTTGCCGGTATATCGAAATACATCACAGCCGTTTCGTTACTGAATAA